Proteins from a genomic interval of Microvirgula aerodenitrificans DSM 15089:
- a CDS encoding methyl-accepting chemotaxis protein: MTISKKLFLTLSVALLSLLLVGGYGIWQQGRAQDQHEAMMNSIFPSLNDISLAQHGLANVRVGLRDLLLAEGEDEHSAARAKIAKGKKAFDTAIANYQANNIYNDEDQKKLNDVRDTGARYWDAIQPLISRVNSLDHAHEVALIRQAVPLSHAAEKALDDQYQLNQTLTIKDAADSRAHYESTRNLSVLFIGLVFVLTGCLSLQLFRTINNGLAQIRNALKTVSETLDFTGRTPVTKRDEVGEACEALNQLLEKLQTSFLALHSVAQEVDVASQALSDTARQVSAASAAQSESASNMASTVEQMTVSINHVAEQAHETRQGAHEARALVTSGSEIIRSTISDIHEISQVVKHSVAHIQQLESRSAEVGTVVNVIRDIADQTNLLALNAAIEAARAGEQGRGFAVVADEVRKLAERTAKSTQEIAAMIESMLNMAKQTVTQMESADNLVETGVSRADGASRAIEEIGANAEKAAVSITEISAAIQEQGVASNNIAAQVEQTAQMSEESSTAARNTAESAERLDALVKQQMSTLAQFRV; this comes from the coding sequence ATGACAATATCAAAAAAGCTTTTTCTGACATTGAGTGTCGCATTACTTTCATTGTTGCTGGTCGGCGGCTACGGCATCTGGCAACAGGGCCGGGCACAGGATCAGCATGAAGCCATGATGAACAGTATTTTCCCCAGCCTGAATGACATTTCTCTCGCCCAGCATGGTCTGGCCAATGTACGGGTCGGGCTGCGCGACCTGCTGCTGGCGGAGGGGGAAGACGAGCACAGTGCGGCCCGGGCCAAGATTGCCAAAGGCAAAAAGGCTTTTGACACTGCCATCGCCAATTATCAGGCCAACAATATCTACAATGATGAAGACCAGAAAAAGCTGAATGATGTCCGGGATACCGGCGCACGCTACTGGGACGCGATCCAGCCACTGATTTCCCGGGTGAACTCCCTCGATCATGCACACGAGGTTGCCCTGATACGCCAGGCCGTGCCACTGTCGCATGCCGCCGAAAAAGCGCTGGATGACCAGTATCAGCTCAATCAGACGCTGACCATAAAAGATGCGGCCGACAGCCGGGCCCATTATGAAAGCACGCGCAATCTGTCCGTGCTGTTTATCGGTCTCGTATTCGTGCTGACCGGTTGCCTGTCGCTCCAGTTGTTCCGCACCATCAACAATGGGCTGGCGCAAATCCGCAATGCACTGAAAACTGTCAGCGAGACCCTGGATTTCACCGGGCGCACGCCGGTGACAAAGCGGGATGAAGTGGGCGAAGCCTGCGAAGCGCTCAATCAGCTGCTGGAGAAACTGCAGACCAGTTTCCTGGCGCTGCACAGCGTGGCGCAGGAAGTCGATGTTGCCTCGCAGGCCCTGAGTGATACTGCCCGCCAGGTCTCGGCGGCATCGGCGGCACAGAGTGAATCCGCCTCGAACATGGCGTCGACCGTGGAACAGATGACCGTCAGCATCAACCATGTGGCCGAGCAGGCCCACGAGACCCGGCAGGGTGCCCACGAAGCCCGCGCCCTGGTGACGTCGGGCTCGGAGATCATCCGCAGCACAATCAGCGACATTCACGAGATTTCCCAGGTGGTCAAACACTCCGTCGCGCATATCCAGCAACTGGAGTCCAGGAGTGCGGAAGTGGGCACGGTGGTCAATGTCATCCGGGACATTGCCGACCAGACCAATCTGCTGGCACTGAACGCGGCCATCGAGGCCGCCCGGGCCGGTGAACAGGGGCGCGGCTTTGCCGTCGTGGCCGATGAAGTGCGCAAGCTGGCCGAACGGACGGCGAAATCGACCCAGGAGATCGCCGCCATGATCGAGTCAATGCTGAACATGGCCAAACAGACCGTCACCCAGATGGAGTCGGCCGACAATCTGGTCGAAACCGGCGTCTCCCGCGCCGATGGCGCCAGCCGCGCCATCGAGGAAATCGGTGCGAATGCGGAAAAGGCCGCCGTCAGCATTACCGAAATCTCCGCCGCGATCCAGGAACAGGGCGTGGCCAGCAACAATATCGCCGCCCAGGTCGAACAGACCGCGCAGATGTCGGAAGAGTCGAGCACGGCGGCCAGGAATACCGCGGAAAGCGCCGAACGGCTGGATGCCCTGGTCAAGCAGCAAATGAGCACGCTGGCGCAATTCCGGGTCTGA
- a CDS encoding type 1 glutamine amidotransferase domain-containing protein — protein sequence MNILIVLTSHDRLGDTGKKTGFWLEEFAAPYYVFRDAGAQLTLVSPLGGQPPLDPKSDEPDAQTPATERFRQDAQARHALAHTGKLADVRADDFDAVFYPGGHGPLWDLAEDPASIALIEAFERAGKPLGLVCHAPGALRRVHTADGLPLVKGRRVTGFSNSEEAAVQLSEVVPFLIEDEFTRLGGQYEKGADWQPHVVVDARLITGQNPASSEAVAKAMLEQLA from the coding sequence ATGAACATCCTGATCGTCCTCACCTCGCATGACCGCCTCGGCGACACCGGCAAGAAAACCGGTTTCTGGCTGGAAGAATTTGCCGCCCCGTACTACGTGTTCAGGGATGCCGGCGCGCAGCTGACGCTGGTTTCGCCCCTGGGCGGCCAGCCGCCGCTGGACCCGAAGAGTGACGAGCCCGACGCACAGACACCGGCGACCGAACGCTTCCGCCAGGATGCCCAGGCCCGGCATGCGCTGGCCCATACCGGCAAGCTGGCCGATGTCCGTGCCGACGACTTCGATGCCGTGTTCTACCCCGGTGGCCACGGCCCGCTGTGGGATCTGGCCGAAGACCCGGCCTCGATCGCGCTGATCGAAGCCTTCGAGCGCGCCGGCAAGCCGCTGGGGCTGGTCTGCCACGCGCCGGGGGCGCTGCGCCGGGTGCATACGGCCGATGGCCTGCCGCTGGTCAAGGGTCGGCGCGTGACCGGCTTTTCCAACAGCGAAGAGGCAGCGGTGCAACTGAGCGAGGTGGTGCCGTTCCTGATCGAGGATGAATTCACGCGTCTGGGCGGACAGTATGAAAAGGGCGCGGACTGGCAGCCGCATGTCGTGGTCGATGCCCGCCTGATCACCGGCCAGAACCCGGCCAGTTCCGAAGCCGTGGCCAAGGCCATGCTCGAACAACTGGCCTGA
- a CDS encoding AurF N-oxygenase family protein, with translation MKHLNAGTDDAVHVMLNKLSTLWKSRAAVNREQPDYWSLAFDPAKKDFSTSLLPFRDHQAWLEAPEELQSKCLSYAWGIYNLKTIYIECNVVAPVCEDIIKTPPPSANRALLQDVMSETLLDEALHTRMSIMACNYIYDMRGLPPLDFSDFNLVRWRDGLLADCGAEWERRLTRFAIACASETLITDYLKTMAEDDSIQAVCHEVTRTHAMDEWSHSSVFSFVATDIVHGLSRKEREYLRAVIVKTVQMFANNELGAWSTVFSMLDFPHARDILHDVGDTNEIGVYTESVESLLDRIGLAGKIHSNPVAASRQEVRA, from the coding sequence ATGAAACATTTGAATGCAGGTACCGATGATGCCGTCCACGTCATGCTGAACAAGCTGTCCACACTGTGGAAAAGCCGTGCAGCAGTCAATCGGGAACAGCCTGACTACTGGAGTCTGGCCTTTGATCCGGCCAAGAAGGATTTCAGTACGTCCCTGCTGCCGTTCCGCGACCATCAGGCCTGGCTGGAAGCGCCGGAAGAACTGCAGTCCAAATGCCTCTCGTACGCCTGGGGAATTTATAACCTGAAAACCATTTATATTGAGTGCAATGTGGTGGCCCCGGTGTGCGAAGACATTATCAAGACGCCGCCGCCGAGCGCCAATCGCGCGCTGCTGCAGGACGTGATGTCGGAAACCCTGCTGGACGAAGCCCTGCATACGCGCATGTCGATCATGGCCTGCAACTATATCTACGATATGCGCGGCCTTCCGCCGCTCGACTTCTCGGACTTCAATCTGGTTCGCTGGCGCGACGGTCTGCTGGCGGATTGCGGTGCCGAGTGGGAACGCCGCCTGACGCGTTTCGCCATTGCCTGCGCCAGTGAAACCCTGATTACCGACTACCTGAAGACCATGGCCGAGGATGACTCGATCCAGGCCGTCTGCCATGAAGTCACGCGGACCCACGCCATGGACGAATGGAGCCACTCCAGCGTATTCAGCTTTGTGGCGACCGACATCGTTCACGGCCTGAGCCGCAAGGAACGCGAATACCTGCGCGCGGTCATCGTCAAGACCGTGCAGATGTTCGCCAACAACGAACTCGGGGCCTGGTCCACCGTGTTCTCGATGCTGGACTTCCCGCACGCCCGCGACATCCTGCACGATGTCGGCGACACCAACGAGATCGGCGTCTACACCGAATCGGTCGAAAGCCTTCTTGACCGGATCGGCCTGGCCGGCAAGATCCATTCGAATCCCGTTGCCGCCTCGCGCCAGGAGGTCCGTGCATGA
- the pdxK gene encoding pyridoxine/pyridoxal/pyridoxamine kinase — protein MRGDATLPGTAREPHPYLLDVVSVQSQVIYGRVGNNVAVPVLQGGGLSVAAVPTVLLSNTPHYSSVHGGAVPAEWLEGYLYDLGRRGALQRLRAVLVGYLGHPDHAAVLARWISRLQQEMPGLLVVVDPVIGDVDVGTYVAPGLVDAYCRYLLPLATGLTPNGYELAQLTGMPTGRQEEAMAAARQLLGARTRWVAVTSAAPAAWPDGQMGTALVTATESVTLRHARVDCACKGTGDLFAASLTASLLDGIALPDAVSLAGSRVVEVLEQTRAACCNELVLTPGRWLAGIHDIRAMTP, from the coding sequence ATGAGGGGAGACGCCACCCTGCCCGGGACGGCGCGGGAACCGCATCCGTATCTGCTGGATGTGGTTTCCGTGCAGTCCCAGGTCATCTACGGGCGGGTCGGCAACAATGTGGCCGTCCCCGTGCTGCAGGGCGGCGGCCTCAGTGTGGCCGCCGTGCCCACGGTACTGCTCAGCAACACCCCGCACTATTCCAGCGTCCATGGCGGCGCCGTGCCGGCCGAATGGCTGGAAGGCTATCTGTACGACCTCGGGCGACGCGGGGCGCTGCAACGCCTGCGCGCCGTTCTGGTCGGCTATCTCGGGCATCCCGATCATGCCGCCGTCCTCGCGCGCTGGATCAGCCGCCTGCAGCAGGAAATGCCCGGGCTGCTGGTGGTCGTGGACCCGGTCATCGGTGATGTCGACGTCGGCACCTATGTCGCCCCCGGTCTGGTCGACGCCTATTGCCGGTACCTGCTGCCGCTGGCGACCGGCCTGACGCCGAACGGCTACGAACTGGCGCAGCTGACCGGCATGCCGACCGGGCGCCAGGAAGAAGCGATGGCAGCCGCACGGCAACTGCTGGGCGCGCGCACCCGCTGGGTGGCCGTGACCAGCGCGGCGCCGGCGGCCTGGCCGGACGGGCAGATGGGGACGGCACTGGTCACGGCGACGGAGAGCGTGACCCTCCGCCACGCCCGGGTCGACTGCGCGTGCAAGGGCACCGGCGACCTGTTCGCCGCCAGCCTGACGGCCAGCCTGCTGGACGGTATTGCGCTGCCTGATGCCGTCTCGCTGGCCGGTTCGCGGGTGGTCGAGGTGCTCGAACAGACCCGCGCCGCGTGCTGCAACGAGCTGGTGCTGACACCGGGGCGCTGGCTGGCTGGCATCCATGACATCAGGGCAATGACACCCTGA
- the rsxE gene encoding electron transport complex subunit RsxE produces MSIPPSLPPGTFSEGLWRNNPVFVMLLGMCSVLAVTNSAINALAMGLSTTFALVASAAMVSALSRIIPRPVRIATYVVIIATFVTLIDYAIQVISLALYNALGAFIQLIVVNCLILGRAEAHASKHRVWPAIVNALGMGLGYTLALLAMGVVREILGSGSLFGVRLFGEQFAPWVIMVLPPGGFFVLGGWLLLFNSLKSRRQARQSSTEACHVH; encoded by the coding sequence ATGAGCATCCCCCCATCCCTTCCCCCCGGCACCTTCAGCGAAGGACTGTGGCGCAACAACCCGGTGTTCGTGATGCTGCTCGGCATGTGCTCGGTGCTGGCCGTCACCAATTCGGCCATCAATGCGCTGGCCATGGGCCTGTCGACCACCTTCGCCCTGGTGGCGTCGGCGGCGATGGTGTCCGCGCTGAGCCGGATCATTCCGCGCCCGGTGCGCATCGCCACCTATGTGGTGATCATCGCCACCTTCGTCACCCTGATCGACTACGCGATCCAGGTCATCAGTCTGGCGCTGTACAACGCGCTGGGCGCCTTTATCCAGCTGATCGTGGTCAACTGCCTGATTCTGGGGCGGGCAGAGGCGCATGCGTCGAAGCACCGGGTCTGGCCGGCCATCGTCAATGCGCTGGGCATGGGGCTCGGCTATACCCTGGCCCTGCTGGCGATGGGCGTGGTGCGCGAAATCCTCGGCAGCGGCAGCCTGTTCGGCGTGCGGCTGTTCGGCGAGCAGTTCGCGCCATGGGTCATCATGGTGCTGCCACCCGGCGGCTTCTTCGTGCTCGGCGGCTGGCTGCTGCTGTTCAACAGCCTCAAGTCCCGCCGGCAGGCCCGGCAATCGTCCACGGAGGCATGCCATGTCCACTGA
- a CDS encoding antibiotic biosynthesis monooxygenase family protein: protein MTDEARVSFLKSAKESKMIVVLFELQAAPGQQQTYVDLVNKLQPLLAPIEGFISVECFQSTLNPEKVMSVTTWRDEEAVKQWRNVPAHLSAQKAGRDKIFLDYRVRVTSVMRDYGLHQREQAPEDSLIGRH, encoded by the coding sequence ATGACCGATGAGGCGCGGGTTTCTTTCTTGAAGTCAGCCAAGGAGTCAAAAATGATTGTTGTGCTGTTTGAATTGCAGGCTGCCCCCGGGCAACAGCAGACGTATGTGGATCTGGTGAACAAATTGCAGCCGCTTCTGGCACCGATCGAGGGGTTTATTTCGGTTGAATGTTTTCAAAGCACGCTGAATCCCGAAAAGGTCATGTCGGTCACGACCTGGCGCGATGAGGAGGCGGTGAAGCAGTGGCGGAACGTGCCGGCGCACCTGTCCGCGCAGAAAGCCGGCCGTGACAAGATCTTCCTTGATTACCGGGTGCGCGTGACGTCCGTCATGCGCGACTATGGCCTGCATCAGCGCGAACAGGCGCCGGAAGACAGCCTGATCGGTCGCCACTAG
- a CDS encoding serine hydroxymethyltransferase, whose product MANTDGLALPAVGSLTLQQADRDLWGVIDAERQRQQHSIELIASENFVSRAVLETLGSVLTNKYAEGYPGRRYYGGCLHADTAENMAIERATRLFGCEYANVQPHSGSQANQAVFLAFLAPGDKVLGLDLKAGGHLTHGARANISGRWFQAISYGVDPVSHRVDMDEVERIARRERPRLIIAGGSAYSRTLDFARFRAIADDVGALFMADMAHVAGLVAGGVFPSPVPFAHVTTTTTHKTLRGPRGGMILGNDGEIMKKINSAVFPGLQSGPLMHIIAAKAVALGEALHPTFHAYARTVVENAQALCGRLAEGGLSIVSGGTDCHLGVIDLRPWGLAGNVAEHALEQVGLTLNKNTVPNDETGPTVTSGIRVGSAACTSRGMGPDEFREIGDMILALLGGVRAGAIDSRTESSIREGVAELTRRFPLPY is encoded by the coding sequence ATGGCGAACACAGACGGTCTTGCCCTGCCCGCCGTGGGCTCCCTCACCCTGCAACAGGCCGACCGGGACCTCTGGGGCGTCATCGACGCCGAACGGCAGCGGCAACAGCACTCGATCGAACTGATCGCATCGGAGAACTTCGTCAGCCGCGCCGTGCTTGAAACCCTGGGCTCGGTGCTGACCAACAAGTATGCAGAAGGCTATCCGGGCCGCCGCTACTACGGTGGCTGCCTGCATGCCGACACTGCCGAGAACATGGCGATCGAGCGGGCCACGCGCCTGTTCGGTTGCGAATACGCGAATGTGCAGCCGCACTCGGGCAGCCAGGCCAACCAGGCGGTGTTTCTTGCCTTTCTGGCGCCGGGCGACAAGGTTCTCGGTCTCGACCTGAAGGCCGGCGGGCACCTGACCCATGGCGCCAGGGCCAATATCTCGGGGCGGTGGTTCCAGGCCATCAGCTACGGGGTCGACCCGGTGTCGCACCGGGTCGACATGGACGAGGTCGAACGGATTGCCCGGCGTGAACGGCCCCGGCTGATCATCGCCGGCGGATCGGCTTACTCGCGCACCCTCGACTTTGCGCGCTTCCGCGCCATTGCCGACGATGTGGGCGCCCTGTTCATGGCGGATATGGCGCACGTTGCCGGGCTGGTCGCCGGCGGCGTCTTCCCGTCGCCGGTCCCGTTCGCCCATGTCACCACCACCACGACCCACAAGACACTGCGCGGGCCGCGTGGCGGCATGATCCTGGGCAATGACGGCGAGATCATGAAGAAAATCAATTCGGCCGTATTTCCCGGCCTGCAGAGCGGCCCGCTGATGCACATCATTGCCGCCAAGGCCGTAGCGCTGGGCGAGGCGCTGCACCCGACATTTCACGCCTACGCCCGGACCGTGGTCGAGAACGCGCAGGCCCTGTGCGGCCGGCTGGCGGAAGGCGGCCTGTCCATCGTGTCCGGCGGTACGGACTGCCATCTCGGCGTGATCGATCTGCGCCCCTGGGGGCTGGCCGGCAATGTGGCGGAGCATGCGCTGGAACAGGTCGGTCTGACCCTGAACAAGAATACCGTGCCCAACGACGAAACCGGGCCGACGGTCACCTCCGGCATCCGGGTGGGCAGCGCGGCCTGCACCTCGCGCGGCATGGGGCCGGACGAGTTCCGGGAAATCGGCGACATGATCCTTGCCCTGCTCGGCGGCGTGCGTGCCGGCGCCATCGACAGCCGCACGGAAAGCTCGATCCGCGAAGGGGTGGCGGAGCTGACCCGGCGCTTCCCGCTGCCCTACTGA
- a CDS encoding glutamine amidotransferase — translation MKTAIALRHIHFEDVGTLDAVLLEQGYQVQYLNPALDALDGPAVRNADLLIVLGGPIGAYDEQIYPFLEGELAVVRQRLAAGKPMLGICLGAQLIARALGAKVYPLGVKEIGFSPLTLTPEGRESVLATLGDTPVLHWHGDQFDIPAGGVRLASTAVGANQAFAIGANVLGLQCHLEADVHKLESWLVGHASELGQAGIDPRTLREDAARLGDRLTTAARSVMADWLRQLDHQTPA, via the coding sequence ATGAAAACAGCGATTGCACTGCGCCACATTCACTTCGAGGACGTCGGCACGCTCGATGCCGTACTGCTCGAACAGGGTTACCAGGTGCAGTACCTCAATCCGGCACTGGACGCGCTGGACGGACCGGCGGTCCGGAATGCCGACCTGCTGATCGTGCTGGGCGGCCCCATCGGCGCCTACGACGAACAGATCTATCCCTTCCTCGAAGGCGAACTGGCCGTCGTGCGCCAGCGGCTGGCGGCCGGCAAGCCGATGCTGGGCATTTGCCTGGGCGCCCAGCTGATTGCACGCGCGCTGGGGGCCAAAGTCTATCCGCTCGGCGTCAAGGAAATCGGCTTCTCTCCGCTGACGCTGACGCCGGAAGGCCGCGAGTCGGTGCTGGCCACGCTGGGGGACACCCCGGTCCTGCACTGGCATGGCGACCAGTTCGACATTCCCGCCGGTGGTGTCCGGCTGGCCAGCACGGCAGTCGGAGCCAACCAGGCGTTCGCCATCGGCGCCAATGTGCTCGGGCTGCAGTGCCACCTCGAAGCCGACGTGCACAAGCTGGAAAGCTGGCTGGTTGGCCATGCCAGCGAGCTGGGGCAGGCCGGCATCGACCCGCGCACGCTGCGGGAAGACGCCGCCCGTCTGGGTGACCGCCTGACAACGGCCGCACGCAGCGTGATGGCGGACTGGCTGCGCCAGCTGGACCACCAGACGCCGGCATGA
- a CDS encoding FMN-binding protein, whose amino-acid sequence MSTANRESSQRMILVLGGIALLCGMLIVMADELSRPYAAANRRQATETLARRVVPASAATIRPYVLAGGQLLADTAPDRQGQRLLAAYDAQGKLVGIAAEAAARGYAGQVQLVYGYDPARETITGFAVVRMAETPGLGDKILSDKGFLANFPGLDARLSADGRALAHPIVTVGHGKKTASWQIDAICGATVTSRAVGTALNQGAGSLLPSLRPHLATLAKDRP is encoded by the coding sequence ATGAGTACCGCAAACCGGGAAAGCAGCCAGCGCATGATTCTGGTACTGGGCGGCATCGCCCTGCTGTGCGGGATGCTGATCGTGATGGCGGACGAGTTGAGCCGGCCGTATGCAGCCGCCAACCGGCGGCAGGCAACCGAAACCCTGGCGCGGCGGGTGGTGCCGGCCAGTGCTGCCACCATCCGGCCCTATGTGCTGGCCGGCGGACAGTTGCTGGCCGACACCGCGCCCGACCGCCAGGGCCAGCGGCTGCTGGCCGCCTATGACGCGCAGGGGAAACTGGTCGGCATCGCCGCCGAGGCCGCCGCGCGCGGCTATGCCGGCCAGGTGCAGCTCGTCTACGGCTACGACCCGGCACGCGAAACCATTACCGGTTTTGCGGTGGTCAGAATGGCGGAAACGCCGGGGCTGGGCGACAAGATCCTGAGCGACAAGGGGTTTCTGGCGAACTTCCCGGGGCTCGATGCCCGGCTGTCCGCCGATGGCCGTGCCCTGGCCCACCCGATTGTCACCGTCGGCCACGGCAAGAAGACCGCGTCCTGGCAGATCGATGCCATCTGCGGCGCCACCGTCACCTCGCGCGCGGTCGGCACGGCGCTGAACCAGGGGGCCGGCAGCCTGCTGCCGTCATTGCGCCCCCATCTTGCAACCCTGGCGAAGGACAGGCCATGA
- a CDS encoding electron transport complex protein RnfA, whose translation MSTESLGSIFLNAAIINNFVLALFMGICPFLGVSGKLRTASSMGAATLFVMLICALCAWAINLALAWLGLESLRLIAFITVIASAVQLVEMLIRRFSPALFESLGIFLPLITTNCAVLGLALFQTARHYSLLQALVFAFGAGAGFTLALVLMAGLRERLSLADVPDVSRGAALSLMLAGMLALAFMGFGGLGA comes from the coding sequence ATGTCCACTGAATCGCTGGGGTCGATCTTTCTGAACGCGGCCATCATCAACAACTTCGTGCTGGCGCTGTTCATGGGCATCTGCCCGTTTCTCGGCGTCTCCGGCAAACTCCGTACCGCCTCGTCCATGGGCGCGGCCACCCTGTTCGTGATGCTGATCTGCGCCCTGTGCGCGTGGGCAATCAATCTGGCGCTGGCCTGGCTCGGACTGGAAAGCCTGCGGCTGATCGCCTTCATTACCGTCATCGCCTCCGCCGTCCAGCTGGTGGAGATGCTGATCCGCCGCTTCAGCCCGGCGCTGTTCGAGAGTCTGGGTATTTTCCTGCCGCTGATTACCACCAACTGCGCGGTCCTCGGTCTGGCCCTGTTCCAGACCGCACGCCATTACTCGCTGCTGCAGGCACTGGTCTTCGCCTTCGGCGCCGGCGCCGGCTTCACCCTGGCCCTGGTGCTGATGGCCGGACTGCGCGAGCGGCTGAGTCTGGCCGATGTGCCCGATGTCAGCCGCGGTGCGGCGCTCAGCCTGATGCTGGCCGGCATGCTGGCGCTGGCCTTCATGGGCTTTGGCGGACTGGGGGCGTAG
- a CDS encoding glutathione S-transferase family protein — translation MIKLHHLNHSRSIRALWLLEEIGLPYELVAYRRDPQSHFAPPALAAIHPLGKSPVIELDGQLIAESGAMTEVLIERFAPHLAPDRSSADHAAYLQWIHFAESSAMLPLLLKIFSSRESAALTFLPGYAQQECDKVLGYLESSLAGRTYLLGERLSGADFMMVFVAELALRLERPENYPNLQRYVSGLRELDSWKRAQQVEQQQYSS, via the coding sequence ATGATCAAGCTGCACCACCTGAACCACTCCCGCTCCATTCGCGCACTCTGGCTGCTGGAAGAAATCGGCCTGCCGTACGAGCTGGTCGCCTATCGTCGCGATCCGCAGTCCCATTTTGCGCCGCCCGCACTGGCGGCCATCCACCCGCTGGGCAAATCCCCGGTCATTGAACTGGATGGACAGCTGATTGCCGAGTCCGGCGCCATGACCGAAGTGCTGATCGAGCGGTTTGCCCCGCATCTGGCGCCAGACCGGTCCTCGGCCGACCATGCCGCCTATCTGCAGTGGATTCACTTTGCCGAAAGCTCGGCCATGCTGCCGCTGCTGCTGAAGATTTTCAGCAGCCGGGAATCGGCCGCGCTGACCTTCCTGCCCGGCTATGCCCAGCAGGAGTGCGACAAGGTTCTGGGCTATCTGGAATCGTCGCTGGCGGGCAGGACATACCTGCTTGGCGAGCGCCTGAGTGGTGCGGATTTCATGATGGTGTTCGTGGCCGAGCTCGCCCTGCGTCTGGAGCGGCCGGAAAACTACCCGAACCTGCAACGTTATGTGTCCGGGCTGAGGGAACTCGACAGCTGGAAAAGGGCGCAGCAGGTCGAGCAGCAGCAGTATTCGTCCTGA
- a CDS encoding 2Fe-2S iron-sulfur cluster-binding protein, with translation MNTVVQARCERAVPEVGGVKVFTLRAQDAHAGFLSTLQPGRHVAIHYPDTSGTLQERLYSITRRQDDDLFEIAVKRSGRSGVSDQLHSTLQEGSMVPLNYVAGDISLASIVDLEHVGMVAGGIGITLPIALLRELATRSRSGLRVPEVVLMLCVPRVVDIPFLHELLELDLTMAWFSLRVFVTRECIQDSGHFMSGRPPADALHILKQPQAVVICGSHAFAQTFRERTATIFPAARLLIESFTPPDAPTAAEIRQGEAAAPLRLRLADSDAVIETTPGKSLLDMLESSGVPVRSQCRAGICGSCRVRVSAGDCRFEPDFCLSDDDKEDGYALACCTFPLSGELTVDLKSAA, from the coding sequence ATGAACACCGTGGTCCAGGCGCGTTGCGAACGCGCCGTCCCGGAGGTGGGAGGGGTCAAGGTCTTCACTCTGCGGGCGCAGGACGCGCATGCCGGCTTTCTGAGTACGCTGCAGCCCGGCCGGCATGTCGCGATCCACTATCCGGACACCTCGGGCACCCTGCAGGAGCGGCTGTATTCGATCACCCGCCGGCAGGATGACGATCTGTTCGAGATCGCGGTCAAGCGTTCGGGCCGCAGCGGGGTCTCGGACCAACTGCATTCGACCCTGCAGGAAGGGTCGATGGTGCCGCTGAACTATGTGGCCGGTGACATCTCGCTGGCGTCGATTGTCGACCTTGAGCATGTCGGCATGGTCGCGGGTGGCATCGGCATCACGCTGCCGATCGCGCTGCTCCGGGAACTGGCGACCCGGTCGCGCAGCGGGCTGCGCGTGCCGGAGGTGGTGCTGATGCTGTGCGTGCCCCGGGTGGTCGACATCCCGTTCCTGCACGAGCTGCTGGAGCTGGACCTGACCATGGCGTGGTTCTCCCTGCGCGTCTTCGTCACCCGCGAGTGCATTCAGGACAGCGGTCACTTCATGTCCGGTCGCCCGCCGGCGGATGCCCTGCATATCCTGAAGCAGCCGCAGGCGGTGGTGATCTGCGGCAGTCATGCCTTTGCCCAGACCTTCCGCGAGCGGACGGCCACGATCTTCCCCGCCGCCCGGCTGCTGATCGAGTCGTTCACCCCGCCGGACGCGCCGACGGCGGCAGAGATCCGGCAGGGCGAAGCGGCAGCGCCGCTGCGCCTGCGCCTTGCCGACAGTGATGCCGTCATCGAGACCACGCCGGGCAAGAGTCTGCTGGACATGCTGGAATCCAGCGGCGTGCCGGTCCGCAGTCAGTGCCGGGCCGGCATCTGCGGCAGTTGCCGGGTCCGGGTGTCCGCCGGCGATTGCCGGTTCGAGCCCGACTTCTGCCTCAGCGATGACGACAAGGAAGACGGCTATGCCCTTGCCTGTTGTACCTTTCCCCTGTCCGGCGAATTGACGGTCGATCTGAAATCCGCCGCCTAG